The genomic region TGGTCCGTTCGAGCATCCGGTGCGCGCAGCGCCGAGCCTCCTTCAGCGACGTGCCGTTGAGTTCGACGATCACGTCCACCTCAGTGCCGCGTAGTTGATCGCCAGGTGCATCGTGTTATCGACGACGATGAAGAGCGCTGTCGCGAGCCCCGAAGGCGTTCCGACCGGGAAGCCGGTCTGCGTCGCGAAGTCGCCCCGTCGATCGCAGAGCCAATTCTTGGCCACGATGATGTAGCGCGCCAACCGCAGCCGGTCGATGACGACGTGCGTGAAGCAGATTATGCAAAGCGCGAGCAGCGACGGCCGGAAAAAGAGCGCGAACGGCAGCGTGTACGCCGCGCCGTGTAGGGTAGCCCAGGCCCACGAACTGCGCTTCCATTGCGCCATCCGGTCGGACTGCAGGACGTAATCGCCTATGAGGTGAGCGAGAAGCTGCTCCACGCTACCGCCAAGGCTGATAGCGGCGCGTCACAGCGTTACCGATCAGCATCGCGGGGCTCGACGAACCCGGAACCGGATCGCCCGTGAGGTCTTTGCGCAGCTCGGCTTTGAGCTGCTTGAGCGATGCGGCGTACGAGGCTGGATCGGTTCGGTACTCGCCTTGGGCGAGCAGGTAGAGCCGGTTGTAGTCCATCAGCAGCGCGTCGATGATATCGAACTGCGCCCGCTTGAGCACCGAAGCGTCGTCGGAATAGAGCGCTTGTGCGCGGGTTAGGTAGCCGTTCAGGTCGTCGTCGGAGAACGCCGTTACCTGATAGCCCGCTCCGATGAACGTGCCGGCGTCGGGCGCCGCGTTGAAGGTGATGATCGCGTTGGTCGCGCCGGTGCTGGTCGGGTTGGGCGTCGATCCAACCACGTAGAGCGACGGATCGACCGCGGTCCACACGGCCGTTTCGCCACTGCTCGACGGCGGCGCCGTGGCTTCGTAAACCGTCAGCGTGCCGTCGATATAGTTTTCGTAGCGGATACTGAAGATCGTTCTGACGCCGTCGGCTTGGCCCATCAGTTCAGGCGGCGAGCCCGGCGCTGGCCATAGCTGCGGCCTGTCAGCGATCGCCGAACGAACGTTCGCGACGGTAATCGCCACGAGGTTAGACCAAAACCCCTTCGGTCGATCGCTCGATTAGGTCAAACGTCTCGCCGGCCAGTACGCGCGAAAAATACTCGTCGGGAATGATCGCGCCGCGCACGACGGCAATCAGGCCGATTGGCTTCTCACCCATGGCAACGCGCTTCGTATTCTCAGCGTCGACGCACTTGCGCTTGTGCTCGGCGGCCTTCTTATCGCTTGGATTCGAGCTCTTCCAGACGTC from Candidatus Cybelea sp. harbors:
- a CDS encoding DUF3307 domain-containing protein, with the translated sequence MEQLLAHLIGDYVLQSDRMAQWKRSSWAWATLHGAAYTLPFALFFRPSLLALCIICFTHVVIDRLRLARYIIVAKNWLCDRRGDFATQTGFPVGTPSGLATALFIVVDNTMHLAINYAALRWT